Proteins co-encoded in one Rattus rattus isolate New Zealand chromosome 5, Rrattus_CSIRO_v1, whole genome shotgun sequence genomic window:
- the Muc15 gene encoding mucin-15, whose product MLTLAKIALISSLFISLPFGRPQKQNLRRNVTQHTIEDVKTMRNKSIHLERSINATSENRSDISNLMVTAPSLLDLSTTFKTTNSSRNFPTASSTESPKPPSTHSIPPLVQGFVSKLPLNSSVADVNPLQVSEHSNSTHSPLSGNFTWSLDNDTMNSPKDMSSTVSLFPPPPKTTPVTPFTAEPTEWFATNDNFAGFTPYQEKTTLQPTLKFTNNSKLFPNTSDTPKETKNTGIVFGAILGAILGASLLSLVGYLLCGQRKTDSFSHQRLYDDRNEPVLRLDNAPEPYDVNFGNSSYYNRAVSDSSMPEGGESAHDSIPMDAIPPLRTSM is encoded by the exons ATgttgaccttagccaaaattGCATTGATTTCAAGTCTGTTCATTTCATTACCATTTGGGAGACCTCAGAAACAAAATCTCAGAAGAAATGTAACTCAGCACACTATAGAAGATGTGAAAACAATGAGAAACAAATCGATTCATTTGGAAAGAAGCATAAATGCAACTTCAGAAAACAGAAGTGATATCTCCAATCTCATGGTGACGGCTCCTTCTCTTTTGGATTTATCCACAACCTTCAAAACAACAAATTCCAGCAGAAACTTTCCAACAGCTAGCTCAACTGAGAGTCCAAAACCTCCCTCCACACATTCCATTCCTCCCTTGGTTCAGGGCTTTGTTTCCAAGTTGCCTTTGAACTCATCCGTAGCTGATGTAAATCCTTTACAGGTCTCAGAACATTCCAATTCTACACATTCTCCATTGTCGGGAAATTTTACTTGGTCTTTGGACAATGACACAATGAACAGTCCTAAAGATATGTCCAGTACAGTtagcctcttccctcctcctccaaagACCACACCTGTGACTCCTTTCACAGCTGAACCTACTGAATGGTTTGCCACAAATGACAACTTTGCTGGTTTTACCCCATATCAAGAAAAAACAACTTTACAGCCTACCTTAAAATTCACCAATAATTCAAAACTTTTCCCCAATACATCAGACACCCCAAAag agaCTAAGAACACAGGGATAGTATTTGGAGCCATTTTAGGAGCTATTCTGGGTGCTTCTCTGCTTAGCCTTGTTGGCTACTTATTGTGTGGACAACGGAAAACAGATTCATTTTCCCATCAGCGACTTTATGATGACAGAAACGAACCAG TTCTGCGATTAGACAATGCACCAGAACCTTATGATGTCAATTTTGGAAATTCTAGTTACTACAACCGAGCTGTGAGTGATTCATCCATGCCTGAAGGGGGAGAAAGTGCGCATGATAGCATTCCCATGGATGCCATACCTCCACTTCGCACCTCCATGTAA